Proteins encoded together in one Solanum lycopersicum chromosome 7, SLM_r2.1 window:
- the LOC101247839 gene encoding proteasome subunit alpha type-2-B — protein MGDSQYSFSLTTFSPSGKLVQIEHALTAVGSGQTSLGIKASNGVVIATEKKLPSILVDEASVQKIQTLTSNIGVVYSGMGPDSRVLVRKSRKSAEQYYRLYKEPIPVTQLVRETAAVMQEFTQSGGVRPFGVSLLVAGFDDKGPQLYQVDPSGSYFSWKASAMGKNVSNAKTFLEKRYTEEMELDDAVHTAILTLKEGFEGQISSKNIEIGIIGTDKVFRILTPTEIDDYLQEVE, from the exons ATGGGTGATAGTCAGTATTCTTTCTCACTTACAACTTTCAG TCCATCTGGAAAGCTGGTTCAGATTGAGCATGCATTGACTGCTGTTGGATCTGGCCAAACATCATTGGGAATTAAAG CTTCTAATGGTGTTGTAATTGCTACCGAGAAGAAATTACCATCTATCTTAGTTGATGAAGCATCT GTGCAGAAAATTCAGACTTTGACATCAAATATTGGAGTTGTGTACAG TGGCATGGGTCCTGATTCTCGAGTTTTGGTTCGGAAAAGTAGGAAGTCAGCTGAGCAATATTACCGACTCTATAAA GAACCAATCCCTGTCACTCAACTGGTGAGGGAAACTGCTGCTGTCATGCAGGAATTCACCCAATCAGG TGGTGTAAGACCATTTGGTGTTTCACTCTTGGTTGCGGGTTTTGATGACAAGGGTCCACAACTATATCAG gTTGATCCATCTGGTTCGTACTTCTCTTGGAAGGCTTCAGCAATGGGAAAGAATGTCTCTAATGCCAAGACATTTCTCGAGAAGAG ATACACGGAGGAAATGGAGCTCGATGATGCTGTACACACTGCTATCCTGACATTGAAGGAGGG ATTTGAAGGACAGATCTCCAGCAAAAACATTGAGATTGGAATTATTGGAACAGACAAAGTATTCAG AATTCTCACTCCAACTGAAATAGATGATTACCTACAGGAAGTAGAATAG
- the LOC101247539 gene encoding trihelix transcription factor ENAP2-like translates to MFRRHNHTDNPSLITSSNPNSSTIFHPSAADAAVVSHSGTMSDDDHLAPPFSNHNSPSPSHSRSPLPGRDNKLLALPPPPMLTPASMSARTPVFPAREDCWSEAATHTLIEAWGSRYLELNRGNLRHQHWEEVADAVNAQHGHIKKQYRTDIQCKNRIDTLKKKYKIERAKVSQSPGRYISAWPFFSSLNVLIGVTAKASPPPPATTLPPQRRMPPTQATSPPQWRAPPPEMSPLQWRSPPPEMLPFQWRTPPVPPPPLLGIPVGPRSKRPAAAIDYKVSRRNFSAMAAAAAAASDDSDEEKEESETSSVAASAMAIATCRIKRKKSGGLVEGYKMLAESIGKFSEIYERVEMAKQRQMIELEKQRMQFAKDLEIQRMKLIMESQVHLEKLKRSKTQLRR, encoded by the exons ATGTTCCGTCGACACAACCATACTGATAACCCCTCACTGATCACTTCTTCTAACCCTAATTCCTCCACTATTTTTCATCCCTCCGCCGCCGACGCTGCCGTCGTTTCACATTCCGGTACCATGTCCGACGACGATCACTTAGCTCCTCCCTTCTCCAATCACAACTCTCCATCTCCGTCGCATTCCCGGTCTCCGCTGCCGGGTAGAGACAACAAGCTACTAGCACTGCCTCCACCTCCGATGCTGACGCCAGCGTCGATGTCAGCTCGGACGCCGGTTTTTCCAGCTCGAGAAGATTGCTGGTCAGAGGCAGCGACTCATACGTTGATAGAGGCATGGGGTTCCAGGTATTTGGAGCTCAACCGGGGAAATCTCAGGCATCAGCACTGGGAGGAAGTCGCCGATGCTGTCAACGCACAGCACGGCCATATCAAAAAGCAGTATCGTACGGATATACAGTGCAAAAACCGTATTGACACCTTGAAGAAGAAGTATAAGATTGAGAGGGCTAAAGTATCTCAATCCCCCGGTCGTTATATCTCCGCTTGGCCTTTCTTCAGCAGCCTCAACGTTCTCATTGGAGTCACCGCGAAAGCTTCTCCACCACCGCCGGCGACAACGTTACCTCCTCAACGGAGAATGCCGCCTACGCAGGCAACGTCACCTCCACAATGGAGAGCGCCACCGCCGGAAATGTCACCTCTTCAATGGAGATCGCCACCGCCGGAAATGCTACCTTTTCAATGGAGAACGCCACCAGTGCCTCCTCCGCCACTGTTGGGCATTCCAGTTGGTCCCCGATCGAAGCGTCCAGCTGCAGCCATAGACTACAAGGTGTCCCGAAGAAATTTCTCGGCCATGGCAGCAGCAGCAGCGGCTGCCTCTGATGATTCAGACGAAGAGAAAGAGGAATCGgagacgtcgagtgtggcagcATCAGCTATGGCCATTGCTACTTGTAGaatcaagagaaagaagagtGGGGGGTTGGTAGAGGGTTATAAGATGCTAGCTGAGTCAATAGGAAAATTTTCGGAGATATATGAAAGAGTAGAAATGGCAAAACAGAGGCAGATGATTGAGTTGGAGAAGCAAAGAATGCAATTTGCAAAGGACTTAGAGATACAGAGAATGAAGCTAATTATGGAGTCACAAGTGCACCTTGAAAAGCTTAAACGCTCTAAAACACAGCTTAGAAGATG A
- the LOC104648382 gene encoding protein PATRONUS 2-like: MAKNLIQRPLIFQDENSDIYFKKGWISGKSKSGKPEALKKGITGLKSRNALNDITNKSTALPEEAAKKKSSQKEVKVPSELNIAEETFQHDHKKCVEAQRSGITRKHFMELVLPGCDSASHIDIPKTEMGMNDKGIDNSHCYPVPEELSMSEFSWLKSSWDPSSPKKRDSPPFSPSELAFEPVEFTLNEEKDC, from the exons ATGGCAAAGAATCTCATTCAGAGGCCTCTTATATTTCAAGATGAAAACTCGGACATATACTTCAAAA AGGGTTGGATATCTGGCAAATCAAAGAGTGGTAAACCTGAAGCTCTTAAAAAAGGTATCACAGGGCTTAAAAGTCGTAATGCCCTCAATGACATCACGAACAAATCAACTGCCCTTCCTGAAGAAGCAGCAAAGAAAAAGAGTTCACAGAAGGAGGTTAAAGTTCCAAGTGAGCTTAACATAGCAGAGGAGACATTTCAACATGATCACAAAAAATGTGTTGAGGCACAACGTTCAGGAATCACGCGAAAACATTTCATGGAATTGGTTCTGCCTGGTTGTG ATTCAGCCTCTCATATTGACATACCAAAAACAGAAATGGGAATG AATGATAAAGGAATCGATAACTCACACTGCTATCCCGTGCCAGAAGAATTGTCTATGTCAGAGTTCTCTTGGTTGAAATCTTCATGGGATCCATCTTCTCCCAAGAAGAGGGATTCTCCACCCTTCTCTCCTTCTGAGTTGGCGTTTGAGCCTGTCGAATTTACACTTAATGAAGAAAAAGATTGCTGA